TTTAGATTTGTGATTTCAAATTGATTTTCTAggcaatttttgaaaatgtcCGTAAATTTTTCTACGGTAGTCATAGAATCAGGCAGCTCTCCTGTTATTATATCAAGAAACTTCTTAGAAATGGATCTAAGAACATCATTTGACAAAGTAGAAGCAAAACCATTCAATGTCCTTAAATACTTGAACAATTCAGAACCATCAGTTTCAGAGTGCATATTATAAAACCAATTCTCCACAGTAGTATTCAGCTTGTAAAGGGAATGATTATACGGTTGGAAACAATTGACGAGAATAATTTCATCGCCATAAAGTGTTATAGAAGAAGCCTCGTTGAATGCGGTTTTTACGTCTCTCAATATTGTTTCTAAATTAGccaaatattcttcatcttcgttaTGAGCCATAATAATCTTATTTTCACTCAATATTTGCTGTGCACGTTCAAAAATTTGGGTACCATATCTTGATTTCAAATTACAGAAACCCCTCTCAACATCTCCAGTCTTTGTAACGATATCCAAATCATGTTCGGATTGCAAATCTACTAAGGATTTGTTAACTGATTCTATCCATTCAtagtttttgaaactttCATCATTTACGTTTAGTATCTGTAACTTGCTAGCAGTGCCACTTTTCCATAAAACGATCAAATTTAAATAACTAGCCTCGACATTCAACTCCAATGGTCTCGTTAGAACTAAATCTACAATTGACCAAATAGCAGAAGCTGAAAGATTAGTGGGGAtgttattttgaaaagtataAGTCAAAATACCGCTTGAATCAACCAACAAGGTGcccatttgaaaaagccCATTTTCCAAAGGCAACAATGTAACTAGAGTATTGTTATACAAGGAAAGGTATTCCCCTACAGCTTCCACTTTTCTAAAATGGCTTGGGTCTGAATCTGACTGTGAAACCATATCATAATCTTGTATTAAAGTAAATGAAGTTAAATCCCAAATTTTCAAGTGGCAATTCTGAGTCAACACAATTAAGTATCTTTCATGGAATAATTTACAACTAATCACACTATCGTAATCCGATTTAGAACtcctagaaaaaaatcgcGTTAGGCTTTTCAAGTATGAATTATCATTGAATAGTAAAGGCTCGTAATGTACGCCGtcaactttttttaaacCCAACAAACCGCcatcttccaaaaaaacaACTGAGAACTGGGGTGATAcatagaaaaggaaatgaGGAACTCTAACTGTAAAGTCGTAGGGATTTTGGAGATGAAACCACTCTCCATTGAGAGTGTTGGCCGATGAAAATAGGAAACTTAGGGGTAGTTGTAACGTTAAAAACGAACCATCTTTTAAGATAACATTAACCAGTAATTGCTGTTCCACTTCTTGTATCGTTAAAGTGTATCTCTGATTCATAGAAGCATTTGGTAAGTGTATATTAATTGTCTTCCCATGGTATGCGTCACTCAAAGGATAAAATGTCAACAATGTTGATCTTGAGGAAAAATGGTAACAGATATACTCAGAGTTACTCAATAACAAACAATTGGAATATTCACTTCCGTAAGGCTGAGGAACTGGTGTAGAGATGGACTTATCTCCTTCTTTCAGCCCgttattattactgttaTTACTGACGTATAAATCAACCGTATTATTGGGTTCAGGTTTTTCATAATATTGGAGCAAATTTGCATCAATTCTTGAGAGGCATGCCATAATAGGTCAGTTGTGTACGAGTGAAATTGCGACCTCTTGAAAAATGCTTATGAACGTTGGATTTCGTCAATTTCTACTTGTTTCTCAGCTTCTCATGCTATTtcaattcaatttttttttcacgtaattggagaaaaagacaggaaaacaaaaaacatgAAAGTTCTGTAGGGtaatggaaaagaaaatattgatgaaCTATACATATCTACGGCAATTGATAAACGTGTCTTAATAAAATCATAGAATAATTAAAAACGTCCTAATGCGTGTTAAGAAGTAATTAGGAAGTTTAGATACCTATAGAATCAAAGAATAGAAGCTAAAAAGTTGATGcagagaaaaaagagagagaGGTTACATATACATTAAAAATGAGAAAGGGGAGTCCTACtctcaaattcaaatacaaaatacgaaaatttttctaatttcGCTAGACTTagatcttttcttccacAATACCGTGCTTCCAGATGGCAACAAATGGAGTGGTACCATCTTCACGGTAGTTCAACATGACAACCATGGCATCTGGGTCCATGGATTCACCAGTGAAGAACTCCCAGTCCTTGAAAGAACCAATAACCTTCTTGACGTAAGTTTGAGCACCCTTTTCGAATTTAGGAACTTCTTCTGGGTTAGTTTCTTGCAACTTAGCTTTAACAGCCTTCATGTAACCCTTAATGTAGGTCAAGAAGGACTTCTTGTCAAAAGCGGTTTGTTGTAGACGGAAAGAGTGGACAACGTTGTTGACCATTTCAGCaccttcttcaacatcatCGTCACCACCTTCAGCAGATGGGTTAGCACCGATATCGATGTTGTCACCTCCGACATTGACCATAGCACAGTCGGCTTCGTAGATAACGTCATCAACTAACTTAGCGTCGTAAGCATCAGACAACAATTCGTCGTTAGAGAAGATATCCTTGTAAATAATCATATTTGTCTATAGTATGTTCTGTGTTAATCTGCTAACCGCAACTGAGACCccagaaagaaaattgttAAAAAGCTAAAATGAAAGTAGTAAACCATTGAATGAAAACATTaaccaaaataaaatttttttttaagtcCCAATTGAAATACTTCTCCTTATAAATATCAtgaaaggaagaaaaaaaagtgaaaaaaaaaaaaaaaaccaataaaaaaataaaaaaatatcaattcTACGAGAAATGCGTGCGAAATCGATGAGTTTTGTTTTGCCtctgaaaaattctggaaaatttttcttagcggaaaaaagaaaaaaaagaaacgtgaTGTGAAAATGTGTTCACTGAGCTCATCGATATACACATTGAACAGACACAAATCTATTATTTGTTtcgattttcttttacgTCTCCAAAGCAGTTCTACTGTATAGAGACCAGACTTCTTCCGCTATTTCAGCGGGTGCGCTTGTACCGCTTGCCCCAATGGTTCTCTCCAGCATTTCTTTAGCCTCCACTGGCAAATTTTGGATCATATCGGTCCCTTTGACTAAACCTGGAGATATCGTAAAACACCTAATGTTTCTTGGTTCCATTTCTGCAGCTAAAACTTCTGTAAATCTGGACAGTGCGGCTTTAGAGGCGGAGTAAACAGATGTACCTGGAACCTTCATTTTTCCGGAGTGTAGAATGGAGGAAATATTTACGATGGTGGGTCGAGCAGATTGACCACTGAGTTCCGGCCATCTCCTTTGCGACTTCATCATATACTTAATACAGATGTTTGTCATCGTCACAGGGCTCATAAAGTTAACATTCATTATGTCCTGAATTTGAGATGCAGTGGTTCTTACACTTAATGATTCTTGAGTCAAGCCTGCGCAGTTAATCAATAAGTTTACGTAGTAGCGGCGTTCATTATTTGACCATTTGTTACATGGGTCGAACAATGTGGAATATTTCTGTTTCAAGGGCGGTCTatctttgaaatattcGATACCGTCATATGACTCATAGTCAAGCCAGTGAGGCCATTTCTTAAAATCAATTGCTATAGCACATTGCCGCTGATATGATAATCCCGATTGTAATTGGCCTCTATCTATCGCGGTGCGCTCTATACTTTCTTTAGTAGACCCAAGTATAATGCAACTTAAACCCTTTTGAAATAACTTTTGACATATTGCCTTGCCTATACCCCTAGTGGCACCTGTTACTATCGCAACAGGCAAATAATGCATTTCCAGACTTTTCTTCTCCCACGTCTATACCAATGTACTCATGTGTATTCCATAGTTCTCATCAGTTGCAAACAGTAACGGCGGAAATTTTGACGCTGTGATATataaaacagaaaaagtGGCATTTCCAAAACCCCGCAAAATAAAGACACAGCTAGCTAGATAGATAACAcaacatatatataccttttattatttacgtacgtatatatatatatgcaaaATTTAAATGATATATGACATCATCAAAAGGATATGGAATCCTTGCCCAAACATTGAAGAAAGTAAAACATAATAGTGGTAATAAAATGTGTATTTAAATTCATTGTATTTTATTCCCCATTTCGTTTTTTATGTGGGAGGTTCTACTTCTCCCTTATTAGTAGAAACctcttgaatttttagaATTGTAATCATAACCGTTGTAGCCATATGGTACACCTTGTTGGGCAGCAGCAGCGGCAGCGGCAGCAgcttgttgctgttgttgttggaaTTGATAGTATTGTTGGAACTGCATTTGTTGTTGTGGGTTAACAGGTTGGCCATTTTGCATTTGAACTTCAGGTTGGGGTTGACCTTGaggttgctgttgctgttgctgttgtgATTGCTTCTGTTGAGAGTCTTCAGAATGCTGGGCAACACCTTGATTTGGACTTTGCTGTTCCTGACCGTTTTGAGTTTGGTAATAGTTGTAATTGTTCTTTGGTAACTGGTATGGATATTGACCAGCTACACCGTATTGAGGTTGACCATATGGGAATGACTGTTGGTAAAAGTGGGCGTAGTATGGCATGAATGAGCCACCGTAtggctgttgttgttgagGTTGGGCGTGAGCTGTAGCTGGAGAAGCGGCAGCAGCAGCGGCAGCACTAGTCAAATTAGCAGCAGCAGTGTTCGCGCCTGCTTGACCATAACCTTGTTGGAAATTATATTGGTTAGCATTACCACTAGTTTGAGCGTTGTTTTGAGCAAGTTGCTGATATTGTTGACCGTAAGCGTATCCTTGTGAATCAAACATACCTGGATAAGAATATCCAGGAAATTGGTTTTGATACATGTAGTACTGTTGGGCAGCCACGTTGTTCCCTTGTTTTTGACTTTGTGGACTTTGCTGTGATTGAGGTTGTTGTGATTGAGGTTGTGGatgctgttgctgttgctgagcatattgttgttgttgggACAAATACTGTTGCTGTAACTGATGCTGTTGTTGAGCGTattgttgctgctgttgttgagTATAGTAgttttgagataattgttcTTCTTGGGCTTGAGCTTGAGCTTGTActggttgttgttgctgttgctgttgctgttgtagTTGTTGTTGTGGTTGTTGTGGTTGCTgtggttgttgttgttgctgtgGTTGCTGTGGTTGCTGTGGTTGCTGTGGTTGCTGTGGTTGCTGTGGTTGTTGGGATTGTTGTTGTGGTTGAGGTACAGTATTAGCTTGATCTTCTGGAGGCTCTGAAATAACAGCACTAATTTCaaccttttcttcaacaactgtaacttcttcttctggaGCAGCAACATtatcttgttcttgttccAGCTCTTCCGCTGTCTGTTCCTCTTCTTTTActtgttcctttttttcagcttcttcttGGACTTCTTCTCCGTCCACTTCAGGGACTCtgtcttcattttcttcagaagGTTCAGCAGTCTCCTCCTCTTGTTCTTGTGCAGATGTTTCTTGTTCattaactttttcttcactaGCTTCAGACTTTTGGTCATCCTTCTTAATATCgcttatttctttcttcaattcaGCAACGTTTTCAAGAGGAGACTCGGTCTTTTTAACAGCCTTTGGCTTTGGTGTAGCAATTGCAGCCCACgacattttctttggttgTGAAGCAGATGTCCTAGAagttgttttctttgaagataaagaagGTTGCTCTATTTGTTTgtgttcttctttgttaTTATGCCCTTcctgctgttgttgctcttcttgctctttttcttgatttttctCCTGCGCTTGTTGCCCTTGTGCTTctaattcttcattattgttatcaTTTGAATCTTGAGGAACGTCATGTTTAGTATCTACAGAAACAGCTGCTGCCCACGATGTAGTGTTTGAAACAGGCTTGGATGGTACGTGCTTCCCCTTGTCGAGATTAACATGTTTCCCGGTTGTATGAGCTCGTGGTGTTTGTACCTTCTTCTTATTTCTGGCTTGAGTATAATTGTTACTACTGTTATGCTTTGTAGAAGTAAAAGAATTGCTATTATTAGAACTCTTATATGTAATATCATCTTCTGGATTTGGCAAATGTTGTTGAGGGACATATGAGTGTTGTtgctcctttttttcatatttttccttcttaGCAGGTTTCTTTACTTCATCCCATCTTGTCACTGCGCCGGAAGtaattttatcaattatagtttccaaatcatcatattcttgaacTATATCAATTAAATCATCACTCGTCCAGTCAGGGAACAATTCTGTAAGCGTATCTATTTTGGACTTTAGCGCAGGATTTAGTTTTTTACTACTATGACTATTATGATTAGACTTCCTAAATTGTGTAGacattatatatatatgatgATGTAGATTATATTGAGAAAACGaccaaacaaaaataaatatgtaaGTACTTTATGatggtgatttttttgggGTAATTGGTAAGAGTTTTTCTTGTAGCTTCAAAAGatcaaatataaaatacGAATGTTTCTGAAATTACTGTAAAAGACTTAGGAAAAGGAATGAAACGTTTATATGGGAGAGAacgaaaatttttccttttcccGCCACTACTTTTTGCCACCATTTCCCGTTATTTATTTGGGCGAGTGCTCACCTCCGACGGAATCACGGGTGACGGATATCCTAAAAAGGTAAAGAATTGAAACAGATCTATTAATATACGGATCACTATACATTATTATAAGTCGATATTGCAGTATTAGTATTTACATGTTGAATAATGCACATTCTGTGCTAAAATATATACTTCATTTGTCAACTTCTTTTAGTTTGCCGCCATTTTCAAACGGCGCCTCCTCCCTAGCTTCGTCTAGAGCAGGCTTAATACCTTGTTTGACGAGAGCTGCGTTGACACATGTAGTATAAGCGTACCATTGTTTTGAGCACTCGTTCTCAACGGATTTTCCCTTCAGGAATTTTTCGCTATACCATTCATTAAAACAACTATCGTATTTCGTCTTCAGGTCAGTGCATTCAGGCGCAAAACTAGCTGACATTATATTCCCCATATAAAACtggtattattgttattgtaaTTCAAGTTAAAACACAAACAGATGTTTTCTAATGACCTCTCCCGGCATATATCTGGCGCACTTAGAATAAATTTCTACATGCAAATACTCTGAATATTCTGAATGTGGCTCTCCCTAtatcgaagaaaaaatatagcGGGCCCATTACCCTGCGTTCTGATATTCATCACTAGTAAAAATTGTATGTACTTATTTATTCTATCTATTCGTAGAAAAATGAATGATGGTCCCAGGCTTTGGTACTTCTTTCGTActctcttcttcatcggGCCCTTCGTTGTTATCATCCGCTTGTCCCTTCGGGTGGTGGTGCCCCTGCTTCAGAGGCGAGCTCTCTATATTATTGCTGTTCTCATCGTCGTTATCGCCGTCGTTATTAATATGTTCTTCATGAGCCAGTTGCTTCCGCATTTTATTGGGCACAATCGGAGACGGTACCATGCTGGAACTAGACCCGTACTGCTGCTGCAAAAGTAGCgaaatctttcttttgcGGCTTTGTCTCTGTATTGTACTTTCATCTTGCTCATCATCAGCTCCACCATGACCCTCGCCTGTAAGGTCTGTTTGCTCCCTTGAAGGCACCGCCTCTGAACCAGTATCTTCGTCGCTAGAGTCCGGAAGTTTCAATATCTGTCCCGTGGATGTTATATTCGCTGTGTGGAAATCATCTATACTGTCGTTATTAAACATAGAATGGACATCCCGGTTGACATGTACAGCTGAATCTGCCTCGTTAGGCCCATTGTCTGTCTGGGACTGCCTACTCGCCTCTTCAGCGGATGTAGGAAATATACCAACATTATTGCTCACAAGGCTTTTGACTGGAGCGTTTCCCACTGGTGCAGCTGCATTTGCCTGCAAATTCACCAGCCCAGTCTCTTGAAACATAGTCCCCAGCCATTCGGTGCTATCCATGATCCGCTCACATATTTCTGAATATGTAGCCACGTGTGGGATGATGTCCTGGGTGATCTTATGAAAGCAGAAACTCAAGTTAGAGTCTATCTTCTGCAGGTTCACTGTAATTTCTTGATCAAGTTTTTCCAATGTTTCCTCTTTGCTTGCAGAATCCATTTTTTGTGTCAACAATCCCTTATGTTGCTCTTTCCATACGTTGATCAACCTGGCTCTATTCCCACCCCAAACTGTAGATATCTATTTTGTTGATGCCTCAGCTCACCAAAACAAACCAAAAaaacggaaaaaaaaaacggaAAAGAACGGAAACAAACGGAAAAGAacggaaaagaaaacaggAAAAACTCGCTGTTCTGTTACCCGCGCGGCACTACCGCATTTAATCGGAGTAGCTACTAATCAAGCAAGGGCCTCCGTTCCTCTATGACGCACCGGACATATCGCATTTCCACTATAATAGTGCAAGTAGGACGGGATAAGGCCCAAGATTATCAATGAAGACTAACACAACGGTCTTGCCAGCCATATCCAACTCTAAACATCTTCCACGGCTGTTCAAAAACGAAGATCTCTTACCCCTCTGCGGCTTAAGGGCTCTGTTCAATTGAAGGATCCGCGGCAGTAAAGTAAatggatgaaaaaaaaaaactggaaaaatAGCAACTTTTTTCAGCCTGGAAGATTTGTCATCTAAGCGAAGGAGAATGAAACCGGAATTTTCACTCCTTCTTAGGGGCATTCAGTTTATAAATATAGTTATTCCCTGAAGTTGAGATTTACTGATTTAACATCTGGACAACTAAAAACCTAAATAATAAGACACAATTTTTTGCgggattttttttcctttagaTACTTTTAACATTCATAGTAAAAAGTTCTGCTACATAGTAAAAACACATAGAAGGTACAAGCAATAGCATGATTCAATTTAAAAGTCCAGGTAACTGGCTGTTCATAGTACCCTGGATTGCCTTCATTCCATGGTATGGTATGCTGATAGCCATGCTTATTTGCTGGGCCAGTCAAGGCCATCCCATATATTGGTTCATGCACTCGGAGCAATTCCCTGTGTACATTTCAGATATAGGTGCCACTAATTTAAGGCCACTGTTTATATCGTGCGCCGGCTGGCAGGGTCTAGGCTATGTAATCACTGTTGCCCTTgagttttttcaaagatcCGGCTATCTGCCTTTccaactgaaaaaaaaagaccCTTCTATCTCTGATTCCACATCTTATGCTGAGAAATTGCACAGCGGTAAATACTTAATGCCTCCATATTACACAAAGGATGAACGGAACCTGATTTTCGCAGCTTTTGTTCTCGGCAGCATTGGTGAACTAGCCCTTTTATTCAGTTCCATCTTCTCAACCGCCCTGTACCATCGCGTTCACATTGCTATGGTCTCTGTTTTCGTCGTCTTCATGTTCCTATCCACTTGCTGCTTGATTGCAGAGTATTTCCTCATGGGAAGGCACTATGCCTCAGTCCACCCCCTAGCCAGCCCTCATTTCAATCCTCAATCATCTGAAAAAAGCTTTAACCAAGATTATAACACTGTGGATGAGCTGCCTTGGTATAAATGGAAAGGCCATGTATGGAATAAATTTACCATCAGTGCAACTCTAAAAGTTATATGGTTAACTCTCGCAGTTGTATGGGCCATTTGTTTTGGTGCTATCAATGATAGATCTAAGAGTGCTTGTTTCGAATGGTTGCTAGCATTTTGGTTTGGTATCATATTTATGATTCTTTCCGCCGACTTTTATTTAGGTGGAAGATACAGACAATCCCGCTATTTCAACCACGTGGAATCATTTTCGGGTTATTACAAGTATGACAAGGCGCTAGGCCTCTACCACAGTGAAGACGTTTTGCCTTCGGACGATAACGCCGGCGTGATTGCCACAGAAACAGCAtcttcaaatatttacaaTAATTCCTCTTCCAACGAATCTATTCAAGTAGTCGTATGACCTCATATATGCTAGACTTGACTAGGAAATACCCTCTAACCTGCAAGATAtattcatctttttctttccaaagcACAATTTAATAAAACTTGCAAGAACATCGTCATCATTTCCcccttttatttttgttatcCCCGTTACTGATGTAACTAATACCTAATTCTATGCTTCTCAATCTGTATAGTAGTTTTCCTTTTGCCGAAGAATTTCTTCTGgctgcttttttttttgacataTTTCGCATTGTCCACAATGGTCATTGCGTTAAAAGCtagaaattaaaaagagAATATTGTTCAGCATATGTAGTTTAAGTTGGCAAATTTGTTCTGCTCTTGATGTACCtagaataaataaatattaatcagaaaaataaaaaaaaaataaaagtaatgaaaaaaaatataacaaAACCAACATTAAGGTATATATTACAGCGAGTAGCGGCACCGGTTATCATCAAACGATTGATAGAAAGTTAGATAacctctttgaaaaaactttcCTTAGGAGAGGTATTGGAATCGTTGGAATCGCGAACTCTTATCTCCGATCCCTCTTGATCGTCTTGATCATCTGTAACTTCATTACTATAATCATTTTCTATCGAACCTTGAGAAAAGCCACTAAAAGACCGGCGGCCGTTGTCGTTACAATGGGTAAAATCGTGCCCCTTTTTTGAGTCCATTTGATCCACCACAGGC
The nucleotide sequence above comes from Saccharomyces cerevisiae S288C chromosome XI, complete sequence. Encoded proteins:
- the ASK1 gene encoding Ask1p (Essential subunit of the Dam1 complex (aka DASH complex); couples kinetochores to the force produced by MT depolymerization thereby aiding in chromosome segregation; phosphorylated during the cell cycle by cyclin-dependent kinases; sumoylated in an Mms21p-dependent manner; protein abundance increases in response to DNA replication stress), encoding MDSASKEETLEKLDQEITVNLQKIDSNLSFCFHKITQDIIPHVATYSEICERIMDSTEWLGTMFQETGLVNLQANAAAPVGNAPVKSLVSNNVGIFPTSAEEASRQSQTDNGPNEADSAVHVNRDVHSMFNNDSIDDFHTANITSTGQILKLPDSSDEDTGSEAVPSREQTDLTGEGHGGADDEQDESTIQRQSRKRKISLLLQQQYGSSSSMVPSPIVPNKMRKQLAHEEHINNDGDNDDENSNNIESSPLKQGHHHPKGQADDNNEGPDEEESTKEVPKPGTIIHFSTNR
- the MDM35 gene encoding Mdm35p (Mitochondrial intermembrane space protein; forms complex with Ups2p that transfers phosphatidylserine from outer membrane to inner membrane for phosphatidylethanolamine synthesis; mutation affects mitochondrial distribution and morphology; contains twin cysteine-x9-cysteine motifs; protein abundance increases in response to DNA replication stress) — encoded protein: MGNIMSASFAPECTDLKTKYDSCFNEWYSEKFLKGKSVENECSKQWYAYTTCVNAALVKQGIKPALDEAREEAPFENGGKLKEVDK
- the OAR1 gene encoding 3-oxoacyl-[acyl-carrier-protein] reductase (NADPH) (Mitochondrial 3-oxoacyl-[acyl-carrier-protein] reductase; may comprise a type II mitochondrial fatty acid synthase along with Mct1p; human homolog CBR4 complements yeast null mutant) encodes the protein MHYLPVAIVTGATRGIGKAICQKLFQKGLSCIILGSTKESIERTAIDRGQLQSGLSYQRQCAIAIDFKKWPHWLDYESYDGIEYFKDRPPLKQKYSTLFDPCNKWSNNERRYYVNLLINCAGLTQESLSVRTTASQIQDIMNVNFMSPVTMTNICIKYMMKSQRRWPELSGQSARPTIVNISSILHSGKMKVPGTSVYSASKAALSRFTEVLAAEMEPRNIRCFTISPGLVKGTDMIQNLPVEAKEMLERTIGASGTSAPAEIAEEVWSLYSRTALET
- the TMA19 gene encoding Tma19p (Protein that associates with ribosomes; homolog of translationally controlled tumor protein; green fluorescent protein (GFP)-fusion protein localizes to the cytoplasm and relocates to the mitochondrial outer surface upon oxidative stress; homolog of human TPT1); this encodes MIIYKDIFSNDELLSDAYDAKLVDDVIYEADCAMVNVGGDNIDIGANPSAEGGDDDVEEGAEMVNNVVHSFRLQQTAFDKKSFLTYIKGYMKAVKAKLQETNPEEVPKFEKGAQTYVKKVIGSFKDWEFFTGESMDPDAMVVMLNYREDGTTPFVAIWKHGIVEEKI
- the NUP120 gene encoding Nup120p (Subunit of the Nup84p subcomplex of the nuclear pore complex (NPC); contributes to nucleocytoplasmic transport and NPC biogenesis and is involved in establishment of a normal nucleocytoplasmic concentration gradient of the GTPase Gsp1p; also plays roles in several processes that may require localization of genes or chromosomes at the nuclear periphery, including double-strand break repair, transcription and chromatin silencing; homologous to human NUP160), producing MACLSRIDANLLQYYEKPEPNNTVDLYVSNNSNNNGLKEGDKSISTPVPQPYGSEYSNCLLLSNSEYICYHFSSRSTLLTFYPLSDAYHGKTINIHLPNASMNQRYTLTIQEVEQQLLVNVILKDGSFLTLQLPLSFLFSSANTLNGEWFHLQNPYDFTVRVPHFLFYVSPQFSVVFLEDGGLLGLKKVDGVHYEPLLFNDNSYLKSLTRFFSRSSKSDYDSVISCKLFHERYLIVLTQNCHLKIWDLTSFTLIQDYDMVSQSDSDPSHFRKVEAVGEYLSLYNNTLVTLLPLENGLFQMGTLLVDSSGILTYTFQNNIPTNLSASAIWSIVDLVLTRPLELNVEASYLNLIVLWKSGTASKLQILNVNDESFKNYEWIESVNKSLVDLQSEHDLDIVTKTGDVERGFCNLKSRYGTQIFERAQQILSENKIIMAHNEDEEYLANLETILRDVKTAFNEASSITLYGDEIILVNCFQPYNHSLYKLNTTVENWFYNMHSETDGSELFKYLRTLNGFASTLSNDVLRSISKKFLDIITGELPDSMTTVEKFTDIFKNCLENQFEITNLKILFDELNSFDIPVVLNDLINNQMKPGIFWKKDFISAIKFDGFTSIISLESLHQLLSIHYRITLQVLLTFVLFDLDTEIFGQHISTLLDLHYKQFLLLNLYRQDKCLLAEVLLKDSSEFSFGVKFFNYGQLIAYIDSLNSNVYNASITENSFFMTFFRSYIIENTSHKNIRFFLENVECPFYLRHNEVQEFMFAMTLFSCGNFDQSYEIFQLHDYPEAINDKLPTFLEDLKSENYHGDSIWKDLLCTFTVPYRHSAFYYQLSLLFDRNNSQEFALKCISKSAEYSLKEIQIEELQDFKEKQHIHYLNLLIHFRMFEEVLDVLRLGHECLSDTVRTNFLQLLLQEDIYSRDFFSTLLRLCNAHSDNGELYLRTVDIKIVDSILSQNLRSGDWECFKKLYCFRMLNKSERAAAEVLYQYILMQADLDVIRKRKCYLMVINVLSSFDSAYDQWILNGSKVVTLTDLRDELRGL
- the DEF1 gene encoding DNA damage-responsive RNA polymerase-degradation factor DEF1 (RNAPII degradation factor; forms a complex with Rad26p in chromatin, enables ubiquitination and proteolysis of RNAPII present in an elongation complex; interacts with general transcription factor TFIIH; mutant is deficient in Zip1p loading onto chromosomes during meiosis; null mutant is prone to self-diploidization; null mutation can be functionally complemented by human UBAP2 and UBAP2); the encoded protein is MSTQFRKSNHNSHSSKKLNPALKSKIDTLTELFPDWTSDDLIDIVQEYDDLETIIDKITSGAVTRWDEVKKPAKKEKYEKKEQQHSYVPQQHLPNPEDDITYKSSNNSNSFTSTKHNSSNNYTQARNKKKVQTPRAHTTGKHVNLDKGKHVPSKPVSNTTSWAAAVSVDTKHDVPQDSNDNNNEELEAQGQQAQEKNQEKEQEEQQQQEGHNNKEEHKQIEQPSLSSKKTTSRTSASQPKKMSWAAIATPKPKAVKKTESPLENVAELKKEISDIKKDDQKSEASEEKVNEQETSAQEQEEETAEPSEENEDRVPEVDGEEVQEEAEKKEQVKEEEQTAEELEQEQDNVAAPEEEVTVVEEKVEISAVISEPPEDQANTVPQPQQQSQQPQQPQQPQQPQQPQQPQQQQQPQQPQQPQQQLQQQQQQQQQPVQAQAQAQEEQLSQNYYTQQQQQQYAQQQHQLQQQYLSQQQQYAQQQQQHPQPQSQQPQSQQSPQSQKQGNNVAAQQYYMYQNQFPGYSYPGMFDSQGYAYGQQYQQLAQNNAQTSGNANQYNFQQGYGQAGANTAAANLTSAAAAAAASPATAHAQPQQQQPYGGSFMPYYAHFYQQSFPYGQPQYGVAGQYPYQLPKNNYNYYQTQNGQEQQSPNQGVAQHSEDSQQKQSQQQQQQQPQGQPQPEVQMQNGQPVNPQQQMQFQQYYQFQQQQQQAAAAAAAAAQQGVPYGYNGYDYNSKNSRGFY